A stretch of Acidovorax sp. RAC01 DNA encodes these proteins:
- a CDS encoding 2-oxoglutarate dehydrogenase E1 component, whose translation MSDTTSVYQAYQGNTYLFGGNAPYVEEMYENYLANPGSVPDTWREYFDALQHVPAVDGSNAKDVPHLPVINAFAERAKQGGTKVVVATGADSELGRKRTAVQQLIAAYRNVGQRWADLDPLKRTERPAIPELEPSFYGFSDADQETVFNTSNTFFGKESMTLRELINALRETYCGSIGAEYMYATDQNQKRWWQQKLEAIRSKPSFGAEKKKHILDRLTAAEGLERFLHTKYVGQKRFSLEGGESFIAAMDELIQSAGATGVQEIVIGMAHRGRLNVLVNSLGKMPKDLFAEFDHTAPEDLPAGDVKYHQGFSSDVTTPGGPVHLSLAFNPSHLEIVNPVVEGSVRARMDRRADPLGKQVLPVLVHGDAAFAGQGVNQETLALAQTRGYYTGGTVHIIINNQIGFTTSDPRDTRSTLYCTDIVKMIESPVLHVNGDDPEAVVLATQLALEFRMEFRKDVVVDIICFRKLGHNEQDTPSLTQPLMYKKIGQHPGTRKLYADKLAAQGLGETLGDDMVKAYRAAMDAGKHTVDPVLTNFKSKYAVDWSPFLGKKWTDAGDTAIPLAEWKRLAEKITTIPESVTPHQLVKKVYDDRAAMGRGEIPVDWGMGEHMAFASLVASGYPVRLSGEDCGRGTFTHRHAVIHDQKREKWDIGTYVPLQNVGENQAPFVVIDSILSEEAVLGFEYGYASNDPNTLVIWEAQFGDFANGAQVVIDQFIASGEVKWGRVNGITLMLPHGYEGQGPEHSSARLERFMQLAADTNMQIVQPTTASQIFHVLRRQMVRDLRKPLVIMTPKSLLRNKDATSPLSEFTRGSFQTVIPEQDEGVIKKAAKVKRVIACSGKVYYDLVKKRAEKEADDVVILRVEQLYPFPHKAFAAELKKYPNATDVVWCQDEPQNQGAWFFVQHYIHENMLDGQKLGYSGRAASASPAVGYSHLHQEQQKALVDGAFAKLKGFVLTK comes from the coding sequence ATGAGCGATACGACATCCGTCTATCAAGCCTACCAAGGCAACACCTACCTCTTCGGCGGCAATGCGCCCTATGTCGAAGAGATGTACGAGAACTACCTCGCCAACCCCGGCAGCGTGCCTGACACCTGGCGCGAGTACTTTGATGCCCTGCAGCACGTGCCTGCCGTCGATGGCTCCAACGCCAAGGACGTTCCCCACCTTCCCGTCATCAATGCCTTTGCCGAGCGCGCGAAGCAAGGCGGTACGAAAGTGGTGGTTGCAACAGGTGCCGATTCGGAGCTGGGCCGCAAGCGCACCGCCGTACAGCAGCTGATCGCTGCCTACCGTAACGTGGGCCAGCGCTGGGCCGACCTGGACCCCCTCAAGCGCACGGAGCGCCCCGCCATTCCTGAACTGGAGCCATCGTTCTATGGCTTCAGCGATGCCGACCAGGAAACCGTGTTCAACACCAGCAACACGTTCTTCGGCAAGGAGTCGATGACACTGCGCGAGCTGATCAATGCGCTGCGCGAAACGTATTGCGGCTCCATCGGTGCCGAGTACATGTATGCCACCGACCAGAACCAGAAGCGCTGGTGGCAGCAAAAGCTCGAAGCCATCCGCAGCAAGCCCAGCTTCGGTGCTGAAAAGAAAAAGCACATCCTTGACCGCCTGACAGCCGCGGAAGGCCTGGAGCGGTTCCTGCACACGAAGTACGTCGGCCAAAAGCGCTTCTCGCTCGAAGGTGGCGAGAGCTTCATTGCCGCCATGGACGAGCTGATCCAGTCTGCCGGCGCCACGGGCGTGCAGGAAATCGTGATCGGCATGGCCCACCGCGGTCGCCTGAACGTGCTCGTGAACTCTCTGGGCAAGATGCCCAAGGACCTGTTCGCCGAGTTTGACCACACTGCGCCTGAAGACCTGCCCGCCGGCGACGTGAAGTACCACCAGGGCTTCAGCTCGGACGTGACCACGCCCGGCGGCCCGGTGCACCTGTCGCTCGCGTTCAACCCTTCCCACCTTGAAATCGTGAACCCGGTGGTGGAGGGCTCGGTCCGCGCTCGCATGGACCGCCGTGCCGACCCGCTGGGCAAGCAGGTTCTGCCTGTGCTGGTGCACGGTGACGCAGCCTTTGCCGGCCAGGGCGTGAACCAGGAAACCCTGGCACTGGCGCAGACCCGCGGTTACTACACCGGCGGCACGGTCCACATCATCATCAACAACCAGATCGGCTTTACCACCTCCGATCCGCGCGACACGCGCTCGACGCTGTATTGCACCGACATCGTCAAGATGATCGAGTCGCCCGTGCTGCACGTGAACGGCGACGACCCTGAAGCCGTCGTGCTGGCCACGCAACTGGCGCTGGAATTCCGCATGGAGTTCCGCAAGGATGTGGTGGTCGACATCATCTGCTTCCGCAAGCTGGGCCACAACGAGCAGGACACTCCCTCGCTCACGCAGCCGCTGATGTACAAGAAGATCGGCCAGCACCCCGGCACGCGCAAGCTGTATGCCGACAAGCTGGCCGCGCAGGGCCTGGGCGAGACGCTGGGCGATGACATGGTCAAGGCCTACCGCGCCGCCATGGATGCCGGCAAGCACACGGTCGACCCGGTGCTGACCAACTTCAAGAGCAAGTACGCCGTGGACTGGAGCCCGTTCCTGGGCAAGAAGTGGACGGACGCTGGCGACACGGCCATTCCGCTCGCCGAGTGGAAGCGTCTGGCCGAAAAGATCACGACCATCCCCGAGAGCGTGACCCCGCACCAGCTCGTCAAGAAGGTGTACGACGACCGCGCCGCGATGGGCCGTGGCGAGATCCCCGTGGACTGGGGCATGGGCGAGCACATGGCCTTTGCATCGCTGGTGGCCAGCGGCTACCCGGTGCGCCTGTCGGGCGAAGACTGCGGTCGCGGTACGTTCACGCACCGCCACGCCGTCATCCATGACCAAAAGCGCGAGAAGTGGGATATCGGCACGTACGTGCCGCTGCAGAACGTGGGCGAGAACCAGGCTCCGTTCGTCGTGATCGACTCCATCCTGTCTGAAGAGGCGGTGCTGGGCTTCGAATACGGCTATGCCTCGAACGACCCCAACACGCTCGTCATCTGGGAAGCCCAGTTCGGCGACTTCGCCAACGGTGCGCAGGTCGTGATTGACCAGTTCATTGCCTCCGGCGAAGTGAAGTGGGGCCGTGTGAACGGCATCACGCTGATGCTGCCGCACGGCTACGAAGGCCAGGGCCCTGAGCACAGCTCGGCACGCCTGGAGCGTTTCATGCAGCTGGCCGCCGATACCAACATGCAGATCGTGCAGCCGACCACGGCCAGCCAGATCTTCCATGTGCTTCGCCGCCAGATGGTGCGTGACCTGCGCAAGCCGCTGGTCATCATGACGCCCAAGTCGCTGCTGCGGAACAAGGACGCAACGTCGCCGCTGTCCGAGTTCACCCGTGGCAGCTTCCAGACGGTGATCCCCGAGCAGGACGAAGGCGTAATCAAGAAGGCCGCCAAGGTCAAGCGCGTCATCGCATGCTCTGGCAAGGTGTACTACGACCTGGTCAAGAAGCGCGCCGAGAAGGAAGCGGACGACGTGGTCATCCTGCGTGTGGAGCAGCTCTATCCGTTCCCGCACAAGGCATTTGCTGCGGAACTCAAGAAGTACCCCAACGCCACCGACGTGGTGTGGTGCCAGGACGAGCCGCAAAACCAGGGCGCCTGGTTCTTCGTGCAGCACTACATCCACGAAAACATGCTTGATGGCCAGAAGCTGGGTTACTCCGGCCGCGCTGCTTCCGCATCGCCTGCCGTGGGTTACTCGCACCTGCACCAGGAACAGCAAAAGGCGCTGGTGGACGGCGCGTTTGCCAAGCTCAAGGGGTTTGTTCTGACCAAGTAA
- the odhB gene encoding 2-oxoglutarate dehydrogenase complex dihydrolipoyllysine-residue succinyltransferase — MAIVEVKVPQLSESVAEATMLTWKKKAGEAVAVDEILIEIETDKVVLEVPAPAAGVLAEIVQGDGATVVAEQLIARIDTEGKAGAAATAPAAAAPAAAAPAAAVAPAAAAGGSKGDVAMPAAAKLLADNNLSVSAVAGTGKDGRVTKGDVLSAVAGGTAKAVVAPSAIPTGVPTKALPQVSAPASKEDLGDRPEQRVPMSRLRARVAERLLQSQSTNAILTTFNEVNMAPVMEMRKKFQDSFTKEHGVKIGFMSFFVKAAVHALKKFPVLNASVDGNDIVYHGYFDIGIAVGSPRGLVVPILRNADQMSFADIEKKIAEFGKKAAEGKLGIEEMTGGTFSISNGGTFGSMMSTPIINPPQSAILGVHATKDRAVVENGQIVVRPMNYLAMSYDHRIIDGREAVLGLVAMKDALEDPSRLLFDI; from the coding sequence ATGGCTATCGTAGAAGTCAAAGTCCCCCAGCTGTCCGAATCCGTGGCCGAAGCCACCATGCTGACGTGGAAGAAGAAGGCCGGCGAGGCCGTGGCCGTGGATGAGATCCTGATCGAGATCGAGACCGACAAGGTCGTGTTGGAAGTGCCTGCGCCCGCTGCTGGCGTGCTGGCCGAGATTGTGCAGGGCGACGGTGCCACCGTGGTGGCCGAACAGCTGATCGCCAGGATCGACACCGAAGGCAAGGCCGGCGCCGCAGCCACAGCACCTGCTGCCGCCGCGCCTGCAGCAGCAGCCCCCGCTGCAGCCGTGGCACCTGCAGCTGCCGCTGGTGGCTCCAAAGGTGACGTGGCCATGCCCGCAGCCGCCAAGCTGCTGGCCGACAACAACCTGTCGGTATCGGCCGTGGCTGGCACTGGCAAGGATGGCCGCGTGACCAAGGGCGACGTGCTGAGCGCCGTGGCTGGCGGTACCGCCAAGGCTGTCGTTGCGCCCAGCGCGATTCCTACCGGCGTGCCCACCAAGGCTCTGCCACAGGTGTCCGCCCCCGCGTCCAAGGAAGACCTGGGCGACCGCCCGGAACAGCGCGTGCCTATGAGCCGCCTGCGCGCTCGCGTGGCTGAGCGCCTGCTGCAGTCGCAGTCGACCAACGCCATCCTGACCACGTTCAACGAAGTGAACATGGCTCCCGTGATGGAAATGCGCAAGAAGTTCCAGGACTCCTTCACCAAGGAGCACGGCGTGAAGATCGGCTTCATGAGCTTCTTCGTCAAGGCTGCCGTGCACGCCCTGAAGAAGTTCCCGGTGCTGAACGCGTCGGTGGATGGCAACGACATCGTCTACCACGGCTACTTCGATATCGGTATCGCCGTGGGCTCGCCCCGCGGTCTGGTGGTGCCCATCCTGCGCAACGCCGACCAGATGAGCTTTGCCGATATCGAAAAGAAGATCGCCGAGTTCGGCAAGAAGGCTGCCGAAGGCAAGCTGGGCATTGAAGAAATGACCGGTGGCACGTTCTCGATCTCCAATGGCGGCACCTTCGGCTCGATGATGTCCACCCCCATCATCAACCCGCCCCAGTCGGCCATCCTGGGCGTGCATGCGACCAAGGACCGCGCTGTGGTCGAAAACGGCCAGATCGTCGTTCGCCCGATGAACTACCTGGCCATGTCGTACGACCACCGCATCATCGACGGCCGCGAAGCCGTGCTGGGCCTGGTGGCGATGAAGGACGCGCTGGAAGACCCGTCGCGCCTGCTGTTTGATATTTGA
- the lpdA gene encoding dihydrolipoyl dehydrogenase, protein MSKQFDVIVIGGGPGGYIAAIRAAQLGFNVACIDEWKNEKGGPAPGGTCTNVGCIPSKALLQSSEHFEHANKHFAEHGITATGVKMDVAKMIARKDTVVKQNNDGILYLFKKNKVSFFHGRGSFVKAAEGGYEIKVAGAAEETLTGKQIIIATGSNARALPGTPFDEELVLSNDGALRVGAVPKKLGLIGSGVIGLEMGSVWRRLGAEVTILEGLPTFLGAVDEQIAKEAKKAFDKQGLKIELGVKVGEIKTSKKGVSIAYTNAKGEAQSLDVDKLIVSIGRVPNTIGLNVESVGLQLDERGAIVVDADCKTNLPGVWAVGDVVRGPMLAHKAEEEGVAVAERIAGQHGHVNFNTIPWVIYTSPEIAWVGRTEQQLKADGVKYKAGSFPFLANGRARALGDTTGMVKMLADAETDEILGVHIVGPQASELIAEAVVAMEFKASSEDIARICHAHPSLSEATKEAALAVDKRTLNF, encoded by the coding sequence ATGAGCAAACAATTTGATGTGATCGTCATCGGCGGCGGCCCTGGTGGCTACATCGCTGCCATCCGCGCTGCCCAGCTGGGCTTCAACGTGGCCTGTATCGACGAGTGGAAGAACGAAAAGGGCGGCCCCGCACCCGGCGGTACCTGCACCAACGTGGGCTGCATTCCATCGAAGGCGCTGCTGCAGTCGTCCGAGCACTTCGAGCACGCCAACAAGCACTTTGCCGAGCACGGCATCACGGCCACGGGCGTAAAGATGGACGTGGCCAAGATGATTGCCCGCAAGGACACCGTCGTGAAGCAGAACAACGACGGCATCCTGTACCTGTTCAAGAAGAACAAGGTCAGCTTCTTCCATGGCCGCGGTTCCTTCGTGAAGGCCGCCGAAGGCGGTTACGAGATCAAGGTGGCTGGCGCGGCTGAAGAGACTTTGACCGGCAAGCAGATCATCATCGCCACCGGTTCCAACGCCCGTGCGCTGCCTGGCACACCGTTCGACGAAGAACTGGTGCTGTCCAACGACGGCGCGCTGCGCGTGGGCGCTGTGCCCAAGAAGCTCGGCCTGATCGGCTCGGGCGTGATCGGCCTGGAAATGGGCTCGGTGTGGCGCCGCCTGGGTGCTGAAGTCACCATCCTCGAAGGCCTGCCGACCTTCCTGGGCGCGGTGGACGAGCAGATCGCCAAGGAAGCCAAGAAGGCCTTCGACAAGCAAGGTCTGAAGATCGAGCTGGGCGTGAAGGTCGGCGAGATCAAGACGAGCAAGAAGGGTGTGAGCATTGCTTACACCAATGCCAAGGGCGAAGCACAGTCGCTGGACGTGGATAAGCTCATCGTCTCCATCGGCCGCGTGCCCAACACCATTGGCCTGAACGTCGAATCCGTGGGCCTGCAGCTCGACGAGCGCGGCGCCATTGTGGTCGATGCGGACTGCAAGACCAACCTGCCCGGCGTGTGGGCGGTAGGCGACGTGGTGCGCGGCCCCATGCTGGCGCACAAGGCCGAGGAAGAGGGCGTGGCCGTGGCCGAGCGCATTGCAGGCCAGCATGGCCACGTGAACTTCAACACCATTCCCTGGGTGATCTACACCAGCCCCGAGATCGCATGGGTGGGCCGTACCGAGCAGCAGCTCAAGGCCGACGGCGTGAAGTACAAGGCCGGCAGCTTCCCGTTCCTGGCCAACGGCCGCGCACGCGCGCTGGGCGACACCACCGGGATGGTCAAGATGCTGGCCGATGCCGAGACCGACGAGATTCTGGGCGTGCACATCGTGGGCCCACAGGCCAGCGAGCTGATCGCTGAAGCCGTGGTGGCGATGGAGTTCAAGGCCAGCAGCGAAGACATCGCGCGCATCTGCCATGCGCACCCCTCGCTGAGCGAAGCCACCAAGGAAGCGGCCCTTGCCGTGGACAAACGGACGCTCAACTTCTGA
- the zapE gene encoding cell division protein ZapE — protein MTVKEAYLAELAAKGYQSDPAQLRAVEALQRCADDWAAYKAQRSNALKKLINRPEIPRGVYMYGGVGRGKSFLMDCFFNAVPLKRKVRLHFHEFMREVHRELAGLQGTVNPLDVLGARIAKRYKLICFDEFHVADITDAMILHRLLDALFANGVGFVTTSNFMPDELYPDGLHRDRILPAIALLNQKLEVVNVDNGTDYRRRTLEQVKLYHTPLGPQADAEMRETFDRLAEVHDEDPALHIEAREIRARRKAGGVVWFDFRTLCGGPRSQNDYLEIATQFHTVLLSDVPHMPVSMASPARRFTWLIDVLYDRRVKLVMSAAVPPEQLYTEGPLAHEFPRTVSRLNEMQSKEFLALERRSVDTGLT, from the coding sequence GTGACCGTCAAAGAGGCCTACCTGGCCGAGCTGGCCGCCAAAGGCTACCAAAGCGATCCGGCCCAGCTGCGCGCGGTGGAGGCGCTGCAACGCTGCGCTGACGACTGGGCGGCCTACAAGGCCCAGCGTTCCAATGCGCTCAAGAAGCTCATCAACCGCCCCGAGATTCCTCGGGGCGTGTACATGTACGGCGGCGTTGGCCGTGGAAAGAGCTTCCTGATGGACTGCTTTTTCAACGCCGTGCCGCTCAAGCGCAAGGTGCGCCTGCACTTTCACGAGTTCATGCGCGAGGTGCACCGCGAGCTCGCCGGCCTGCAGGGCACCGTCAACCCGCTGGATGTGCTGGGCGCACGCATTGCCAAGCGCTACAAGCTCATCTGTTTTGACGAGTTCCATGTAGCGGACATCACCGACGCGATGATCCTGCACCGCTTGCTGGACGCGCTTTTTGCCAATGGGGTGGGGTTCGTCACCACGTCGAACTTCATGCCCGACGAGCTCTACCCTGACGGCCTGCACCGCGACCGCATTCTTCCCGCCATTGCCCTTCTCAACCAGAAGCTGGAAGTGGTGAACGTCGACAACGGGACCGACTACCGGCGGCGCACGCTGGAGCAGGTGAAGCTCTATCACACGCCATTGGGACCGCAGGCCGATGCGGAAATGCGCGAAACCTTCGACCGGCTGGCCGAGGTGCACGACGAAGACCCGGCGCTGCACATCGAGGCGCGCGAGATCCGCGCACGGCGCAAAGCCGGGGGCGTGGTGTGGTTTGACTTTCGCACCCTGTGCGGCGGTCCGCGATCGCAGAACGACTATCTGGAAATCGCAACGCAGTTCCACACGGTACTGCTGTCCGACGTGCCCCACATGCCGGTCAGCATGGCATCGCCCGCGCGCCGCTTCACCTGGCTGATCGATGTGCTGTACGACCGCCGGGTCAAGCTCGTGATGTCGGCGGCGGTTCCACCGGAGCAGCTGTACACCGAGGGCCCCCTGGCGCACGAGTTTCCGCGCACGGTGTCGCGGCTCAACGAAATGCAGTCCAAGGAATTCCTGGCGCTGGAGCGGCGCTCGGTGGATACGGGGCTGACATGA
- a CDS encoding PP2C family protein-serine/threonine phosphatase: MTKAFRLIASTGIHKGDREYQQDQVTLISHPRHNGCVLGVVADGMGGRSGGRKASDQVMMTARQLFERYSPDTDDPVTMLRSMVEEAHIVIRLTAISAEQEPHSTIAAFLINPRGDCHWVHAGDSRIYHFQGARMVSRTSDHSYVQALVDRGELTEAEANNHPHSNILVGCLGTESDPPITTHIIPQLQPGDVLLACSDGVWHYFSPTELGSVVDSLSPREATEFLIEKARTRARGGGDNLSLVIVRIEALVEEKKVAPLIPLTPIEAGRT; this comes from the coding sequence ATGACCAAAGCGTTTCGCCTCATCGCGTCCACCGGCATCCACAAGGGTGACAGGGAATACCAGCAAGACCAGGTCACCCTGATCTCGCATCCGCGCCACAACGGCTGTGTGCTGGGTGTGGTGGCAGATGGCATGGGCGGACGCAGCGGCGGGCGCAAGGCGTCCGACCAGGTGATGATGACGGCGCGGCAGCTGTTCGAGCGCTACTCGCCCGATACCGACGACCCGGTCACCATGCTGCGCAGCATGGTCGAAGAAGCCCACATCGTCATCCGGCTGACGGCCATCTCGGCCGAACAGGAGCCTCACAGCACAATCGCCGCGTTTCTCATCAACCCGCGGGGCGACTGCCACTGGGTGCACGCCGGCGACTCGCGCATCTACCATTTCCAGGGCGCGCGGATGGTGTCCCGCACGAGCGACCATTCGTACGTGCAGGCGCTCGTGGACCGCGGTGAGCTGACCGAGGCCGAGGCCAACAACCATCCGCATTCCAACATTCTGGTGGGCTGCCTGGGTACCGAGAGCGATCCGCCCATCACCACGCACATCATTCCTCAGCTGCAGCCGGGCGATGTGCTGCTGGCTTGCAGCGATGGTGTCTGGCACTATTTCTCGCCGACGGAGCTTGGTTCGGTGGTCGACTCGTTGTCCCCCCGCGAAGCCACCGAGTTCCTCATCGAAAAAGCGCGCACCCGGGCCCGGGGGGGCGGCGACAACCTGTCTCTGGTGATCGTCAGGATCGAGGCGCTTGTGGAGGAAAAGAAGGTTGCTCCGCTCATCCCCCTCACGCCCATCGAGGCCGGGCGCACCTGA
- a CDS encoding ATP-dependent DNA helicase, producing MTLAQQAQEAFAEGGALARADVHFQPRQGQTEMAVAVAQTIAEGGALVVEAGTGVGKTFAYLVPALLSGERVLVSTATKALQDQLFARDLPLLVQTLGLPVRMALLKGRASYLCLHRMEQARQDVVAQERGVARVLAKVEEWSRTTRSGDLAELTGLDDRSPVIPLVTSTRENCLGSQCPRFRECHLHAARRSALAADVVVINHHLFFADLAVRESGMAELLPTVRVVIFDEAHQINETGVQFLGLQLSTGQMADLARDVLACGMLHARGLVDWQAVSAQLECAARQLRLAVGPDRAGARLRWADTAPDGVDSAAWNAALYGVCASCAVVQESLDSVSELAPDFQRLYERCTELLARAALFSGAASPAQVRWVDAGGQQVRMVESPLDIAESMRSRVLSAPVPAQQDEDDGGWPAPASGPGRAWVFTSATLGTDETLSWFTERAGLQGARVLRVSSPFDYAGQAALYVPRHLPAPADPAHSSALARWIAPAAQKLGGRTLVLTTTLKALRAIGDALKTTLEASHALEILVQGDWPKRRLMERFREGSDHGQPGCILVASATFWEGFDVPGDALQLVVIDKLPFPPPGDPLVEARSTQLERAGQKPFTAYALPEAAVALKQGAGRLIRRETDRGILVVGDTRLVTMGYGKRLMAALPPLARLESEQAFEQALLALTRPSTTDPSCP from the coding sequence ATGACGCTGGCGCAGCAGGCCCAGGAGGCCTTCGCCGAGGGGGGCGCGCTGGCGCGCGCCGATGTGCACTTCCAGCCGCGTCAAGGACAGACGGAGATGGCCGTTGCCGTGGCCCAGACCATCGCAGAAGGCGGTGCACTGGTGGTCGAGGCGGGCACCGGGGTGGGAAAAACCTTTGCCTATCTGGTTCCTGCGCTGCTCAGCGGTGAGCGCGTGCTGGTTTCCACGGCCACCAAGGCCTTGCAGGACCAGCTGTTTGCGCGCGACCTCCCGCTCCTGGTACAGACCCTGGGCCTGCCTGTGCGCATGGCATTGCTCAAGGGCCGCGCAAGCTATCTGTGCCTGCACCGCATGGAGCAGGCGCGGCAGGATGTGGTGGCGCAGGAGCGCGGCGTGGCCCGGGTTCTGGCCAAGGTGGAGGAGTGGTCACGCACCACCCGCTCGGGCGATCTCGCGGAGCTCACCGGGCTGGACGACCGCTCACCCGTGATTCCGCTGGTCACTTCCACCCGCGAGAACTGCCTGGGCTCGCAGTGCCCACGCTTTCGCGAATGCCACCTCCATGCTGCGCGGCGCAGTGCGCTGGCAGCCGATGTGGTGGTGATCAACCACCACCTCTTTTTTGCCGATCTGGCGGTGCGCGAATCGGGCATGGCAGAACTTCTGCCCACGGTGCGTGTCGTCATTTTTGACGAGGCGCACCAGATCAACGAGACCGGTGTCCAGTTTCTGGGCTTGCAACTGTCCACCGGACAGATGGCCGACCTGGCGCGCGACGTGCTCGCCTGCGGCATGCTGCACGCGCGTGGCCTGGTGGACTGGCAGGCGGTTTCGGCGCAGCTCGAATGCGCAGCACGCCAGCTACGGCTGGCTGTGGGCCCGGATCGTGCAGGAGCGCGTCTGCGCTGGGCAGATACAGCGCCCGATGGCGTTGACAGTGCAGCGTGGAATGCCGCGTTGTACGGCGTTTGCGCCAGCTGCGCCGTGGTGCAGGAGTCGCTGGACTCGGTCAGTGAACTTGCACCTGATTTCCAGCGCCTGTACGAGCGCTGCACCGAGTTACTGGCGCGCGCAGCGCTTTTTTCTGGCGCCGCCAGCCCCGCCCAGGTGCGCTGGGTGGACGCGGGAGGGCAGCAGGTGCGAATGGTGGAGTCCCCGCTGGACATTGCCGAGTCGATGCGCTCGCGGGTGCTTTCGGCGCCGGTGCCCGCACAGCAGGATGAGGACGACGGTGGGTGGCCTGCACCCGCGTCCGGGCCCGGCCGGGCCTGGGTGTTCACGTCCGCCACGCTGGGTACTGACGAGACCCTGAGCTGGTTCACCGAACGTGCTGGCCTGCAGGGGGCGCGTGTGCTGCGCGTTTCCAGTCCGTTCGACTATGCCGGCCAGGCCGCACTGTATGTCCCGCGCCATCTTCCCGCACCCGCCGATCCCGCACACAGCAGTGCGCTCGCGCGCTGGATTGCACCGGCTGCACAGAAACTGGGTGGGCGGACGCTGGTGCTGACCACGACGCTGAAAGCATTGCGCGCCATTGGTGATGCGCTCAAAACTACGTTGGAAGCATCCCACGCACTGGAGATCCTGGTGCAGGGCGATTGGCCCAAGCGCCGCCTCATGGAGCGCTTTCGGGAAGGCTCAGACCACGGCCAGCCGGGTTGCATTCTGGTGGCGTCTGCCACGTTCTGGGAGGGTTTTGATGTACCGGGAGATGCGCTTCAGCTGGTCGTGATCGACAAGCTGCCGTTTCCGCCACCGGGCGATCCGCTGGTCGAGGCGCGCAGCACCCAGCTGGAGCGCGCAGGTCAAAAGCCCTTCACGGCCTACGCGTTGCCCGAGGCAGCCGTGGCGCTCAAGCAGGGCGCGGGCCGCCTGATCCGGCGTGAAACGGACCGCGGCATTCTGGTGGTGGGCGACACGCGCCTTGTGACGATGGGCTACGGAAAGCGGCTGATGGCTGCGCTGCCGCCGCTGGCACGACTCGAATCCGAACAGGCGTTCGAGCAAGCGCTGCTGGCGCTTACCAGACCTTCCACCACGGATCCGTCTTGCCCTTGA
- a CDS encoding outer membrane protein assembly factor BamD produces MLRAPLPLVSALLVAGLLAACSSTVEDKTAGWSPNRIHAEARDEMDSGAYDKAVPLFEKLEGRAAGTPLAQQAQIDKAYAQYKAGEKAQAVATLDRFMKLHPASPALDYALYLKGLVNFNDNLGLFSFISRQDLSERDQKAAKDSFEAFSELVTRFPDSRYAQDSRQRMTYIVNSLAQYEVHVARYYYQRGAYVAAIGRAQVALADYQGVPALEEALYILIRSYDALGMTQLRDDARRVMDTSYPQSEFVRSGFKGKTDPWWKVW; encoded by the coding sequence ATGTTGCGTGCCCCACTGCCCCTCGTTTCCGCCCTGCTCGTTGCCGGTCTCCTGGCGGCCTGCTCCAGCACTGTCGAGGACAAGACGGCCGGCTGGAGCCCCAACCGCATTCATGCCGAGGCCCGCGACGAGATGGACAGCGGCGCCTACGACAAGGCGGTGCCGCTGTTTGAAAAGCTCGAAGGCCGTGCCGCGGGCACCCCGCTGGCGCAGCAGGCACAGATCGACAAGGCGTACGCCCAGTACAAGGCTGGCGAAAAGGCCCAGGCCGTCGCCACGCTGGACCGCTTCATGAAGCTGCATCCGGCCAGCCCGGCGCTGGACTACGCGCTCTACCTCAAGGGCCTTGTCAACTTCAACGACAACCTGGGGCTTTTCTCGTTCATATCTCGCCAGGACCTCTCCGAACGCGACCAGAAGGCCGCCAAGGATTCGTTTGAAGCGTTCAGCGAACTGGTCACGCGTTTTCCTGATTCGCGTTATGCTCAGGACTCGCGCCAGCGCATGACGTACATCGTCAATTCGCTCGCCCAGTATGAAGTGCATGTTGCGCGTTACTACTACCAGCGCGGCGCGTACGTGGCAGCCATTGGCCGTGCCCAGGTGGCACTGGCCGACTACCAGGGCGTGCCGGCGCTGGAAGAGGCCCTGTACATCCTGATCCGCTCGTACGACGCCCTGGGCATGACCCAGCTGCGCGACGATGCCCGCCGCGTGATGGACACGTCCTACCCGCAGAGCGAATTTGTGCGCAGCGGGTTCAAGGGCAAGACGGATCCGTGGTGGAAGGTCTGGTAA